The Claveliimonas bilis genome window below encodes:
- a CDS encoding response regulator transcription factor translates to MKIVIVEDEAAIRNGMGNILKKLNPAYELVGKASNGIEGLEMIRKEKPDLVILDIRMPDMDGLEMLKVLRQENNGCRAVVLTAYSDFDYAKTAIELGIENYLLKPVKLKELEETLKLAEKRINEEKEQKKKYSLESALTLALAEMPETDTYMKEQLMEKYGFDADGNLGIFFVWLGERFQDYAEEIYSSLKEAGRNSGIFSSCALKREKRDLVMAVLYRMPGQEEAAAYIETKLASVISGQTGGRAVMGLHFCHGLKGLSEAAAGLFGVLDYSLTGGGRELIYYDKILEMGKEPFKYPLELETRVKQAVAGKNSTEISRCVDKFIAYCKAGDFHPAAVKEACFRYFSVVFHAAREYGRIYQTDLPVARRMQEMMEAVTWQQIRDVFSDCMSQIEGENEEQDESLLVRKARVLIGDYYNQGITLEEIADKLGVSGEYLSTRLKKETGMTFTETMKKVRIERIKELLVSTSLKLNQIADQAGYSDPKYMSRIFREETGMLPSEYRKTHL, encoded by the coding sequence ATGAAAATCGTGATTGTAGAAGATGAAGCGGCAATACGAAATGGAATGGGAAATATACTGAAAAAGCTGAATCCGGCATATGAGCTTGTGGGAAAAGCGTCAAACGGGATAGAAGGATTGGAAATGATCCGGAAAGAGAAGCCGGATTTGGTGATCCTGGATATCCGTATGCCCGATATGGACGGCCTTGAGATGCTGAAAGTACTCAGACAGGAGAACAATGGCTGCAGGGCAGTGGTTTTAACGGCCTATTCTGATTTTGACTATGCGAAAACAGCAATTGAACTAGGAATTGAAAATTATCTTCTTAAACCGGTAAAGCTTAAGGAACTGGAAGAGACTTTAAAGCTTGCCGAAAAAAGGATCAATGAGGAAAAAGAACAAAAGAAAAAATATTCATTGGAGTCGGCTTTAACCCTGGCTTTGGCAGAGATGCCGGAAACAGATACCTATATGAAAGAACAGCTGATGGAGAAGTATGGATTTGACGCAGATGGAAATTTGGGCATTTTCTTCGTGTGGCTGGGAGAGCGGTTTCAGGATTATGCAGAGGAGATTTACAGCAGCCTTAAGGAGGCAGGCAGGAACAGTGGGATTTTTTCTTCCTGTGCTCTCAAAAGAGAAAAGAGAGACCTTGTGATGGCAGTACTGTATCGGATGCCGGGTCAGGAAGAAGCAGCGGCATACATAGAAACAAAGCTTGCTTCTGTGATTTCGGGGCAGACAGGAGGCCGGGCGGTCATGGGGCTTCATTTTTGCCATGGGCTTAAGGGGCTGTCAGAGGCAGCGGCGGGTCTTTTTGGCGTACTCGATTATTCTCTGACCGGAGGGGGACGGGAGCTTATATATTATGACAAGATCCTGGAAATGGGGAAGGAGCCGTTCAAATATCCGCTGGAGCTGGAAACAAGAGTAAAACAGGCAGTTGCAGGGAAGAACAGTACCGAAATATCCAGGTGTGTGGATAAGTTTATCGCTTACTGCAAGGCGGGAGATTTCCATCCGGCAGCAGTTAAAGAAGCCTGTTTCCGCTATTTCAGTGTGGTTTTCCATGCGGCGCGGGAGTACGGAAGGATCTATCAGACAGATCTTCCCGTGGCCCGGCGGATGCAGGAGATGATGGAAGCTGTGACATGGCAGCAGATCAGAGATGTATTTTCTGACTGTATGAGTCAGATTGAAGGAGAGAATGAGGAGCAGGATGAAAGTCTTCTTGTGAGAAAGGCACGTGTTCTGATTGGAGATTATTATAATCAGGGAATTACATTGGAAGAGATTGCGGATAAGCTGGGGGTGTCGGGAGAATATTTGAGTACGCGGCTGAAAAAAGAAACCGGCATGACATTTACGGAGACAATGAAAAAAGTCAGAATAGAGCGTATCAAAGAACTCCTTGTGTCTACCAGTTTAAAGCTGAACCAGATCGCAGACCAGGCAGGCTACAGTGATCCGAAATACATGAGCAGGATTTTCAGGGAAGAGACAGGAATGCTTCCTTCAGAATACCGGAAAACACATTTGTAG
- a CDS encoding HPr family phosphocarrier protein, whose protein sequence is MSQVKVQFKTPEEVMDFTNVVSKYDYNMDLKKSSRKVVDAKSLLGILALGLENNLELCIYSDEDCSEVVNAIGKYVVA, encoded by the coding sequence ATGAGTCAGGTAAAAGTACAATTCAAAACGCCGGAAGAAGTTATGGATTTTACAAATGTTGTTTCAAAGTATGATTACAACATGGATCTGAAGAAAAGCAGCAGAAAAGTTGTTGACGCAAAATCGCTGCTTGGTATTCTTGCTCTCGGACTGGAAAATAACCTGGAGCTGTGTATTTATTCCGACGAAGACTGCAGTGAAGTTGTAAATGCGATCGGGAAGTATGTCGTTGCATAG
- a CDS encoding acyltransferase family protein, giving the protein MDTTTAKRDFLFDNYKAVLIVLVIMGHFTDLNYGNNAFLYNLKWLISSFHMPAFIYISGYFSKRQHSLTELIQKLLIPYLVYECVYYALYTFILHRPTGLYLLYPKFSLWYILALFAWRLATPYFKKLPGHMILAVAAGLLIGLSGMKDNFLSIPRILVFYPYFLAGYHMNREFFTRMRTRRIRILSAAGLIFATVFLVADPIHKGYDPKICYGRYNYHYLGQAPLEGMLVRLICYGAGFALTFLIAFIITEKRTFFSYLGSRTMPIYIFHGLVYSCFKYGSHILQNINTIPETILLLAFCTSLAFIGSSDILVRITDRISHLIPPSGNRPSFGKSYRENKNVN; this is encoded by the coding sequence ATGGATACAACAACCGCAAAGCGTGATTTTCTTTTTGACAATTATAAAGCTGTCTTGATCGTCCTTGTCATTATGGGACACTTTACAGACTTAAACTATGGAAATAATGCTTTTTTATACAATTTAAAATGGCTGATCTCATCTTTTCATATGCCGGCTTTTATCTACATATCAGGATATTTTTCCAAACGCCAGCATTCTTTGACAGAGCTGATCCAAAAGCTCCTCATTCCATATCTCGTATATGAATGTGTTTATTATGCCCTGTACACCTTCATCCTGCACAGGCCCACAGGACTCTATCTTCTCTATCCGAAGTTTTCTCTGTGGTATATTCTAGCTCTTTTTGCATGGAGATTGGCAACTCCCTACTTCAAAAAGCTGCCGGGACATATGATCCTTGCAGTTGCGGCAGGACTCCTGATCGGGCTGTCCGGAATGAAAGACAACTTCCTCTCCATTCCAAGGATCCTGGTCTTCTATCCTTACTTCCTGGCAGGCTATCATATGAACCGGGAATTTTTCACAAGGATGCGTACCCGCCGGATACGTATTCTTTCAGCTGCAGGACTGATCTTTGCCACCGTTTTCCTTGTCGCTGATCCGATCCACAAAGGCTATGATCCTAAGATATGCTACGGAAGATACAATTATCATTACCTGGGACAAGCTCCTCTGGAAGGAATGCTGGTGCGCCTGATCTGCTATGGTGCAGGATTTGCTCTGACTTTCCTGATCGCCTTTATCATAACGGAGAAACGCACATTTTTCTCTTACCTGGGCAGTCGGACCATGCCGATCTACATCTTTCACGGGCTTGTATACTCCTGCTTTAAATACGGTTCCCATATCCTGCAGAATATAAATACTATTCCGGAGACCATCCTTTTGCTTGCTTTCTGCACAAGCCTTGCTTTCATCGGTTCTTCCGATATCCTGGTCAGAATTACAGATCGGATTTCCCATCTGATTCCTCCTTCCGGCAACAGACCTTCTTTCGGGAAATCTTATCGTGAAAACAAAAATGTAAATTAA